The following are encoded in a window of Sebastes umbrosus isolate fSebUmb1 chromosome 7, fSebUmb1.pri, whole genome shotgun sequence genomic DNA:
- the smco4 gene encoding single-pass membrane and coiled-coil domain-containing protein 4 has translation MRQLKGKPKKETSKDKKERKQAMQEARQQVATIVLPTLAVVVLIIVVFVYVATRPGAIE, from the coding sequence ATGAGGCAGCTCAAAGGCAAACCCAAAAAAGAAACGTCGAAGGACAAGAAGGAGCGTAAGCAGGCCATGCAGGAAGCCCGTCAGCAGGTGGCCACTATAGTACTGCCTACACTGGCTGTAGTGGTGCTGATCATCGTTGTTTTCGTCTATGTGGCCACCAGGCCTGGTGCTATAGAGTAG